GGAAGTTACCTAGGAAACATTTTCTTCGGTAATGGAACTATGGTTTCGCTTTTCCAGAGGATGCTAGGCTGGCATATCGTCCTTGCAGCGCTCATCGGTATCACCTTTGGGGCACACTTTTTCCTTGCGGAGTACAACACCATAATGCCAAAGAGATCAGAATCCAAGTACAGAGCACCCCTCGTCGACAGGGAAACTTCGGGCTACAAGCCATGGTATCCTTACAACATGCTGTTTATGATACAGATTGCATTCTACACGTTTGCAGCCATCCTCATCATCCCATCCGTAATTGCAGCATTGCCTAATGTCCCGACTCTGCTCAGCCCTTTCCCACAAGTGCAGGCCGGTACGCCCTTCAGCGGGCCTCTATACCCGCCGTGGTTCTTGCTTTTTGTCTACAAAGCCATGGATTTCCAGATATCATCCACCATCGATCCGTTCTGGGCAACAGTAGTTTTCGCCATAATTCCCCTGATTTACTTGCTTATATTGCCCTACATAGACAGGAACAACAGTCTGTCAATGCTGGAAAGGCCTGTTGTAGTTTCCCTGGGAGCAGTAGGCATCGCATACCTCATAGGCCTTTCACTCTGGGGAGCTTTGACACCGGGATTACCCATACCCAACAGTGAAGTCCTGATGTTCTTCATACTTGTTGGGGTGGCTGTCTTTCTAATTGTCTGGCTCGCTATCTGGTCCATAAGGAACAACAAAACTAGGTTGAAGGAACCGAGTAAGGTTTACGTGCTTCTCGGCCTCACTGGAATATTTGCCTTTGGAACCGGTTCACTTCTGATTCCATCGATCACCAGCCTGAACCCCGCTCTGGATATCTCTATCATAATACTAGCGATGGCAACGGCATTCCTGATCCTTCTGGACTATGTCTACATCAGACCGAGAGAACCTCAGGTTACACCCATTGAGAAGTCCACGAAGATGAAACCCATAACATACAACCTCATAGCGGCTTTTCTGGTATTCTGCGCCATAGTAATACTGTTTATAATCACCCCTCTTAACCCATCGGTCATAGGCCAGGAAGCTGGTTATGGGTTCGGGATAGGCATCCTTCTATTTATAAGCGGAACACTGGTTAAAATATATAGGACAGTTGAGTACAAGGAGTAAAAAATTCGGCCTGCCCGATGAGGGCAGTAACAATTATTTATTATTTTTCTTTCTTTTCCACTACTTCAAGATGTATTGATATCTTTACTTTTGATCCAACCATCACGCCGCCATTGTCCAGTGGAGTGTTCCATCTGAGGCCAAAATCATCCCTGTTCAGTTCGCCGTCAGCTGAGAAACCAAACCTGTTGTTTCCGTAAGGATCCTTTATTGTCCCCTCCATCTCACCGTTGAGGGTCATTTCCTTAGTGACATCTCTTATCGTGAGATTGCCCGTTACCGTATATTCGTTCCCAGATTTTCGCTTTATCCTGGTTGTTACAAAATCCATGGTTGGGTACTTTTCCGAATAGAAGAAATCCTGCGATTTCAGGTGCCCATCCCTCTGGTCTTCCCTGGTGCTGACACTTCCCGTCTGAATGCTGACTCTTGCCTTCGCGTTCTCAAGATTTTCCGGGTTCCCTGTAACGTTTCCCTCAACTTTCTCGAATACTCCCTTGACACTGGTGATCATCATGTGTCTGACCGAGAATTCGACGCTAGTATGGGCCTGATCAATGGTCCAGGTCCTCTCAGTGTTTTGCGTTTCCATGTATGCTAATAACGATATGATTATTAAACTAAGTAGTATAACACGATTGATAAGGTATGGCTGTCACTACTAAGTATGCAACAATTGACCAGAAGGCTATCAGCAACTGTAAGGTCATAACGGGTGGATACAACAGACTTTTCAAGACCTGGACGCTGCCTGTGCTGCACGGCATTGGCCTGAGCCAGCCGGTGAGGTTCAACGAACTAAAGAGGAGAATTCCAAACATTAGCTCTAGTAGCCTCTCTGACAGGCTCTCTGATCTGGTTGATGCGGGTATCGTGATGCGCGAAGTCTATCCCGGCACGCCACCAGCCGTGAATTATGCCTTCACAGAAAAAGGAAGGGAACTGAGAATGATACTCTCAGACCTAGACAACTGGATAATCAGATGGGAAAAATGAGATGGGTTTAACGATCACCGCAATATGATTCTCGCGTCTGTTGCCACAGCGCCTTTGTCGTAAACTATGACAGGGTTAGCATCTATCTCCTTTATCTCCGGGTGATTTACCGCAAGCCACGACAGCCTTATGAGGACGTCCTTGACTGCCTCGGAGTCCAGATCCTTTCTCCCTCTCGTCCCTTTGAATAGTTTCGATATCATCGTTTCGGATATCATGGAGGAGGCGTCCTTTTCACATATGGGAGCAACCCTGAATGATACGTCCCCAAGGACCTCAACATTTGTGCCGCCCATTCCAAACATTACGGTCGGGCCAAAGGTCGGATCTTGCAGCGTTCCAACGATGGTCTCGAGACCAGGCCTCATCATATCTTCGACTACAACACCCTCAATCTTTGCAGCCGGAGCTTTTTCTCCAACAGAGGCAATGATATCCTTGAATGCCGTCAGCATCTCAGCCGGGGAGTTGATGTTCAGCTTGACCCCTCCAACATCAAACTTGTGCGTTATGTCCGGGCTCTGTATCTTCATTGCCACAGGAAACTTGAACTTCGAAGCCAGTCTCTGAAGTTCAGCCTCGTTTCTCGCAAGCTCCATGTGATTGACACCAATCCCATAGAGATCAAATATTCTTTTGGAATCCATCTCGTTGAGTGTTTTTATCCCTGCCTTCCTTGCTTGTTCTATGAGCTTTGAGACCCCATTCTTGTCAATGCCTTTGGCTTCCGTGTTAACAATGCAAACGCTCTGGTTCAGGATTTCATGCTGCCTCAGCGTTGACATCGACATCACTGCTTTCTCAGGTGAAGGATAGGAAGGAATCTCGTTTTTCTGGAGCCATTCTATCGCCCTGTGCGTCTGTTCACCGCCCACGAATCCAACACAAATTGGCTTATGGTTCTTCGATTCGAGTTTTCCTTTAAGTATGCCCTTGGCAGCATTCTGCGGATCAAGATTGGAAACTTCGCAATATAACACCACAAGACCGTCCACGCCATCATCATCAAGGGCAGTTCTCACGGCATCCTGATAGGAGCTTCCAGAGGCCATTGCAGTGAGGTCAATCGGGTTCCTCGAGCTACCAAATTCAGGCATGTATTTCGAGAGTTTCTGTCTCAATTCGTCGCTCGGCGTTTCAACCGGGACACCGTACATCTCTGCAGCATCCGTGGCGAGTACTCCTATTCCTCCCCCATTGGTTATTATGAGCATGTTCGGCCCCTTCATTGTTGGCTGAAGCGATAGTGCCAGGGACTTGTCGAAGAGGTCGTCAATGGTATTCGCCCTGAGAATCCCTGCCTGTTTCATGGCACCATCATAAACTTTGTCAGAGCCCGCAAGAGATCCTGTGTGCGATGAGGCAGCAATGGATCCATGGATTGATCTTCCAGACTTGAGCATCACTATGGGTTTTTTTGAAATCTTAGCGGTGTCCAGGAACCTGCGGCCGTCCTTTATGCCCTCAACATAGAGAGATATGCATGAAGTGTCCTCATTGCTCTCAAGGAACTTTATGAGATCTGAAAAGTTTAGATCTGCCATGTTTCCTATGCTCACCA
The genomic region above belongs to Thermoplasmataceae archaeon and contains:
- a CDS encoding cytochrome bc complex cytochrome b subunit, whose amino-acid sequence is MTDKEQNEIIKIMNDPQPIPRKVPDYMRTKGGMWYWTGAMVMFAFLYEVITGLVILFYYQPSSAYATTESLLNSTPFGMIILTTHLYGAYAMIALLYLHLLRNLFVGAYKKPRQNQWITGILLLLLSLGTGFFGYSMSGDILSINATGVGRGIANALPLIGSYLGNIFFGNGTMVSLFQRMLGWHIVLAALIGITFGAHFFLAEYNTIMPKRSESKYRAPLVDRETSGYKPWYPYNMLFMIQIAFYTFAAILIIPSVIAALPNVPTLLSPFPQVQAGTPFSGPLYPPWFLLFVYKAMDFQISSTIDPFWATVVFAIIPLIYLLILPYIDRNNSLSMLERPVVVSLGAVGIAYLIGLSLWGALTPGLPIPNSEVLMFFILVGVAVFLIVWLAIWSIRNNKTRLKEPSKVYVLLGLTGIFAFGTGSLLIPSITSLNPALDISIIILAMATAFLILLDYVYIRPREPQVTPIEKSTKMKPITYNLIAAFLVFCAIVILFIITPLNPSVIGQEAGYGFGIGILLFISGTLVKIYRTVEYKE
- a CDS encoding YceI family protein, whose product is METQNTERTWTIDQAHTSVEFSVRHMMITSVKGVFEKVEGNVTGNPENLENAKARVSIQTGSVSTREDQRDGHLKSQDFFYSEKYPTMDFVTTRIKRKSGNEYTVTGNLTIRDVTKEMTLNGEMEGTIKDPYGNNRFGFSADGELNRDDFGLRWNTPLDNGGVMVGSKVKISIHLEVVEKKEK
- a CDS encoding winged helix-turn-helix transcriptional regulator, translating into MAVTTKYATIDQKAISNCKVITGGYNRLFKTWTLPVLHGIGLSQPVRFNELKRRIPNISSSSLSDRLSDLVDAGIVMREVYPGTPPAVNYAFTEKGRELRMILSDLDNWIIRWEK
- a CDS encoding acetate--CoA ligase family protein, whose protein sequence is MAGNPAGVQEQESDLSEIFNPKTVAVIGASRDPDKIGYQIVLNLKDGGFTGRIIPVNPKADEILGIKCYPSLKEVKGEIELAILAIPAKYTPAAAKECAERGVHGIIVVASGFSEVGNNQLETDLANAIKESRTRLLGPNVVGVMNNTLRMNASFGPYLPYPGKIGMVSQSGAMIIALDARTWVDRIGMSYLVSIGNMADLNFSDLIKFLESNEDTSCISLYVEGIKDGRRFLDTAKISKKPIVMLKSGRSIHGSIAASSHTGSLAGSDKVYDGAMKQAGILRANTIDDLFDKSLALSLQPTMKGPNMLIITNGGGIGVLATDAAEMYGVPVETPSDELRQKLSKYMPEFGSSRNPIDLTAMASGSSYQDAVRTALDDDGVDGLVVLYCEVSNLDPQNAAKGILKGKLESKNHKPICVGFVGGEQTHRAIEWLQKNEIPSYPSPEKAVMSMSTLRQHEILNQSVCIVNTEAKGIDKNGVSKLIEQARKAGIKTLNEMDSKRIFDLYGIGVNHMELARNEAELQRLASKFKFPVAMKIQSPDITHKFDVGGVKLNINSPAEMLTAFKDIIASVGEKAPAAKIEGVVVEDMMRPGLETIVGTLQDPTFGPTVMFGMGGTNVEVLGDVSFRVAPICEKDASSMISETMISKLFKGTRGRKDLDSEAVKDVLIRLSWLAVNHPEIKEIDANPVIVYDKGAVATDARIILR